A genomic segment from Polyangium mundeleinium encodes:
- a CDS encoding HTTM domain-containing protein, whose translation MADVAAEGEVTADTPEEKPRKDNPAAPWFSPLRAAFVWLRDHYMTMDPRTLGFFRLVIGFLVTADCIRHWMDARLFYSNEGILTNHYHLFRPSSGFNFSIFHAFSTVEEVHVAFAIATFCHFCFFLGWHTRIFSVLSFFFVTSLDNRLVMVENGGYVVENLLIGWAMFMPTGQRFSVDALLRSFRERKERSSAELNARAPFAWATKPYVSLIGLVTTLNIAVIYYFNVVNKSGHIWRKGDTVHYVLHLDRMITGFAVPFREYMPLWMMRPVAWSVLVVEALLVPLILAPAGRRITRPLAMLLMTGLHGSFGVMMRLGPFSWFMIAWSFLFPQPVHWEILGRWYTKKARAWVVVYDRRSSLAFFMCRLLARFDPCERLTFEESPEEETTPALLRVRDPATNEVHDEHVALAAIARSLPAGRFFWPLFRVLTLGLSAPLFGYVARRRDAVARAFGLGMKPRGREVSASPSPLAARAGRVRVGLREALVAWVFVCAVSQTLNENKSVPSPFKHQQPWLMQATLGYPRMYQGWGMFAPNPISDDGSISVDAVTLGGRRVDPFTGEEPDLNLSDARGLGLNQIWQDYFNRIRLDRNKVFRHGLKEYLLRWHEETGRPEDELVAFDVYWLRDQCPLPGQTQPYKHEKIAILTYRKPGYRSPPGNPPLPPEPKVESAGN comes from the coding sequence GTGGCCGATGTAGCCGCCGAGGGCGAGGTCACGGCCGACACGCCGGAGGAGAAGCCGCGGAAGGACAACCCCGCAGCCCCGTGGTTTTCCCCGCTCCGCGCCGCGTTCGTGTGGCTGCGCGACCATTACATGACGATGGATCCGCGCACGCTCGGGTTTTTCCGGCTCGTGATCGGGTTCCTGGTCACGGCCGATTGCATCCGGCACTGGATGGATGCGCGCTTGTTCTACTCGAACGAGGGCATCCTCACGAACCATTACCACCTCTTCCGACCGAGCAGCGGCTTCAATTTCAGCATCTTCCACGCGTTCTCCACGGTCGAAGAGGTCCACGTCGCTTTTGCGATCGCGACGTTCTGCCATTTTTGTTTTTTCCTCGGCTGGCATACTCGCATCTTCTCGGTCCTCTCGTTCTTCTTCGTGACGAGCCTCGACAACCGGCTCGTCATGGTCGAGAACGGCGGGTACGTCGTGGAAAACCTGCTCATCGGCTGGGCGATGTTCATGCCCACCGGCCAGCGATTCTCGGTCGACGCGCTCTTGCGCTCGTTCCGCGAGCGCAAGGAGCGTTCGTCCGCGGAGCTCAACGCCCGCGCGCCGTTCGCGTGGGCCACGAAGCCCTACGTCTCGCTCATCGGGCTCGTCACGACCCTGAACATCGCTGTCATTTATTATTTCAACGTCGTCAACAAATCGGGCCACATCTGGCGCAAGGGCGACACGGTCCATTACGTGCTCCACCTCGATCGCATGATCACGGGGTTCGCCGTGCCGTTTCGCGAGTACATGCCGCTCTGGATGATGCGGCCCGTCGCCTGGAGCGTGCTCGTCGTCGAGGCGCTCCTCGTGCCGCTCATCCTCGCCCCCGCCGGCCGCCGCATCACGCGGCCGCTCGCGATGCTCCTGATGACCGGCCTGCACGGGAGCTTCGGCGTGATGATGCGCCTCGGCCCGTTCTCCTGGTTCATGATCGCCTGGAGCTTCCTGTTCCCGCAGCCCGTGCACTGGGAGATCCTCGGCCGCTGGTACACGAAGAAGGCCCGTGCGTGGGTCGTGGTCTACGATCGGCGCTCCTCGCTCGCGTTTTTCATGTGCCGGCTCCTCGCGCGCTTCGATCCCTGTGAGCGCCTCACGTTCGAGGAGAGCCCCGAGGAAGAAACCACGCCGGCGCTCCTCCGCGTCCGCGATCCTGCGACGAACGAGGTCCACGACGAACACGTGGCGCTCGCTGCCATCGCGCGATCGCTCCCGGCGGGCCGCTTTTTCTGGCCGCTCTTCCGTGTCCTGACGCTCGGCCTGTCCGCGCCGCTCTTCGGCTACGTCGCGCGCCGTCGCGACGCCGTCGCCCGCGCCTTTGGCCTCGGCATGAAGCCCCGCGGCCGTGAGGTGAGTGCTTCCCCGTCCCCGCTTGCCGCGCGCGCAGGACGCGTGCGCGTGGGCTTGCGCGAGGCGCTCGTGGCCTGGGTCTTCGTCTGCGCGGTGAGCCAGACGCTGAACGAGAACAAGTCGGTTCCTTCGCCCTTCAAGCACCAGCAGCCGTGGCTCATGCAGGCGACGCTCGGCTATCCGCGCATGTACCAGGGCTGGGGTATGTTCGCGCCGAACCCGATCAGCGACGACGGCTCGATCTCGGTCGACGCTGTCACGCTCGGCGGTCGTCGCGTCGATCCGTTCACTGGCGAAGAGCCGGACCTCAATCTCTCGGACGCGCGTGGCCTCGGCTTGAACCAGATCTGGCAGGACTACTTCAACCGCATCCGGCTCGATCGGAACAAGGTGTTCCGTCATGGGCTCAAGGAGTACCTCCTGCGCTGGCACGAAGAGACGGGCCGACCCGAGGACGAACTCGTCGCGTTCGATGTGTACTGGCTCCGGGATCAGTGCCCTCTGCCTGGACAAACACAACCCTACAAGCATGAAAAGATTGCGATCCTGACATATCGAAAGCCTGGATACAGGTCTCCGCCGGGCAATCCACCGCTCCCGCCGGAGCCAAAGGTCGAGAGCGCGGGCAACTAA
- a CDS encoding type I polyketide synthase, whose translation MTPPNAENLSAWLVSRLAELRGIDPRTIDPRERFHRYGLDSLGATKLIADLGKHLGRSLSPTLVWEHATPASLAKFLTSSAGSSVAPTLSARPPPMPSPRSGSPENEPIAIVGMACRFPKAPDLDAFWRLLHDGIDAITEVPRDRWDAAELYDPDTAVTGKLNTRWGGFLDHVDTFDPQFFGISPREAVQMDPQQRLALELALEALEDAGIPPPTLKGSRTGVFVGALFLDHALLQDRAGRESITAHTSTGGASCIIANRISYAFGLQGPSMTVDTACSSSIVAIHLASQSLRSGETGIAIAGGVSLMLVPETTMGFTRLNAMSPDGRCRAFDARSNGYVRSEGAGLVILKRLSDALRDGDRIYAVVRGSAVNNDGASNGLTAPNPIAQQSMLRDACRAAGIAPADIQYVEAHGTGTPLGDPIEAGALGAVIGVEHPPDQPLRIGSVKTNVGHLEAAAGMAGLMKVALAMQHDALPPSLHYQSPNPNIDFPRLNLRVVTKVEPWPAPEGTLRRAGVSSFGYGGTNAHVILESMARSTASVALIEAGAPEAMGASIGLALESIRGEEVIAGRVLRGPPAGLGQRLAVVASTKSGLEARLVEARGGAEGRGIFRGAARGSRRVVWVFSGQGSQWAGMGRSLVLSEPSFRAALTRCDRVLGPLLGWSVLDEIMAGSTRVAADRLDIMWPVLFAFQVALAELLHDLGLEPGAVIGHSIGEVAAAHVAGVLSLEDAARVIAHQATLVQRSAGQGMMLLAGVGWDEAQSIAASSGGRIHRAIAASPTSTVFSGDGGALAGIAASFASRGVFARPVSTGAAVHGPQMAYLMDELPPLLTGLHPMSARVPVVSSLTGERIRGEDLDVAYWSRQLGEPVLFANGIQRLLDDGLAVFLEIAPHPIVKHSIDECIRHVDKQATAAAVAALWRNEDEGRSIREAVGQLFVHGASVLDRRAETEATETGHVHLVPVSGQTETAMRDAARRLFQHIDKANGIVLRDVCYTMSVRRAHHRTRGVVAARTRAEVLDGLRAVAEGRDHPLARAGSVPIGGRRGLVFVFPGQGSQWVGMGRSLFVQKPVFREAIEDCDAVIRREAGFSVIEELLADETRSQLGRIDVVQPMLFAIEVALAALWRAWGVEPDAVIGHSMGEIAAAHVAGVLSLEDAAKVICRRSKLLRRVAGLGAMALVELAMDEAERALVGYEDRLSVAVSNGPRSTVISGEPAALEEIVAKLEGSGVFCRRVKVDVASHSPQMDVLKQDLSAALAELRPRMASVAMRSTVTGELVSGVELDGSYWVKNLRAPVLFGRAVAKSAEEGQTLFVELSPHPILLHSIEETLRMLSKEGAAIASLRRNEDERHCLVDALGALHVKGHELAWGRLFPRGGRCISLPAYPWQRDRYWLADEVKSRMPSSRPWLVHAASPDPAAHPLLGAPVHLSVEPTLHFWEQSLSIAALPYLAHHRVQNEPIFPGAGYVEMALSAVVEVHGKVSVALEEVAFERMLPVGKDPDRRVQLVLVDEEPGRASFQVSSREAGAKTWTRHASGKVRTGVGAPGARISRERPRVLQARCPTVVDAEAFYRRMEEGGLFYGRSFRGLEQMWLGSEEGLARVFLPADVAVNADQYQVHPALLDACFQTLVGVHVAAETEPLGTYVLSGIDRIRLHRSLGQEAWVHAQLHASDDKANPVGDVYVIDADGRVQAEVQGLRIKRLESGKSASANALDDAIYTIEWRKKDLDGESVRIKHTGNPGAWLCFVDEGGTAASMAFLLLARGETCVRVRSGSRFSRLEAGLFEIDPANPEHYQRVLREAFGREVHCRGILHLFALDATPWERTTTDTIERDVAHGCLSALYLVQAVLRQGWRDMPRLWLVTRGAQAVLSNGTPLSVAQSTLWGLGRTIALEHPELECTRIDVDPCRSADEASLLIREISVRDREDQIAYRKEGRFVARLVHSSFDAAEAAGGNAPPEPANGRAFQLESQELGVLDRLVLREIARRPPGPGEVEIEVEAAGLNFIDVMKAMGVYPGMSPGPLQLGLECAGRVVAVGSGVEQFKVGQEVVAFAAGSFSSHVTTLAEFVAPKPSKLSFAEAASVPVVFMTVYYALNKLARLGHDERVLIHTATGGTGLAAIQLARFLGAQIFATAGSEDKRAYLRSLGVEHAMDSRSLDFAGQVLEQTSGQGVDVVLNTLTGDGRTRSLEILAPYGRFVELSKRDIYDNGQLAMTPFRKSLSYAAVDLAGMSVERPALLGALLQEVMQLFDMGVFQPLPVKEFRVDEARDAYRLMAQAKHVGKIVVLMNDPAVPILPVEDPKPTILANATYLITGGLGGLGLSLARWMVERGARHVALVSRGDPSEAAREAIAAMGKAGAEVNVVAADVTREDQVDAMLADIKKHMPPLRGIVHAAGLLDDRTLLEMDEERFTRVMAPKVRGAFHLHARTLDQKLDFFVLYSSSASLLGAPGQGNYAAANAFLDALSHARRRTGRPATSIHWGPFAEVGLAAVQDNRGKRLSHRGIESLSPAQGLLAFSKLLEHPRAEIGVLRLSVRQWVEYYPQVGDIPFWSELQRDQKATDRPPSSRVSFRSLLERRPAQERLPMLEKHILEHVGQVLRLDITRIDRLASFTSLGMDSLLSLELRNRLESSLGVRLSATLLFTYPNPASLADHLLDRMSLAPGRRPDTSPPSMAVPRAERSSALPARPSEPIRVQSPRHITQSEAEILLELEEELARSEDYLS comes from the coding sequence ATGACTCCACCCAACGCAGAGAACCTCTCGGCCTGGCTGGTCTCCCGCCTCGCCGAGCTTCGGGGGATCGATCCGCGGACCATCGACCCACGCGAGCGGTTCCATCGCTACGGGCTCGACTCCCTCGGCGCGACGAAGCTCATCGCGGATCTGGGCAAGCACCTCGGCCGTAGCCTCTCGCCAACCCTCGTATGGGAGCACGCGACCCCCGCGTCGCTGGCGAAGTTCTTGACGAGCTCCGCGGGTTCGTCCGTGGCGCCGACGCTGTCCGCGCGCCCGCCGCCGATGCCGTCGCCGCGATCCGGGTCGCCGGAGAACGAGCCCATCGCCATCGTGGGCATGGCGTGTCGGTTCCCCAAGGCGCCGGACCTCGACGCGTTCTGGCGCCTCTTGCACGACGGCATCGACGCGATCACCGAGGTGCCGCGGGATCGCTGGGACGCCGCAGAGCTCTACGATCCGGACACCGCCGTCACGGGCAAGCTCAACACGCGCTGGGGCGGCTTCCTCGACCACGTCGACACCTTCGACCCGCAGTTCTTCGGCATCTCGCCGCGTGAGGCGGTGCAGATGGATCCGCAGCAGAGGCTCGCGCTCGAGCTCGCGCTGGAGGCGCTCGAAGACGCCGGGATCCCGCCGCCCACGCTGAAGGGCAGCCGCACGGGCGTCTTCGTCGGCGCGCTTTTCCTCGACCACGCGCTCCTCCAGGATCGCGCGGGGCGCGAGTCGATCACGGCGCACACGAGCACGGGCGGCGCCTCGTGCATCATCGCGAACCGCATCTCGTACGCGTTTGGCCTCCAGGGGCCGAGCATGACCGTGGACACGGCGTGCTCGTCGTCGATCGTCGCCATCCACCTCGCCTCGCAGAGCTTGCGCAGCGGCGAGACGGGCATCGCGATCGCGGGCGGCGTGAGCTTGATGCTCGTGCCCGAGACGACGATGGGCTTCACGCGGCTCAACGCGATGAGCCCCGACGGCCGCTGCCGCGCCTTCGATGCGCGCAGCAACGGCTACGTGCGCAGCGAGGGCGCCGGGCTCGTGATCCTGAAGCGCCTCTCGGACGCGCTGCGCGACGGCGACCGCATCTACGCGGTCGTGCGCGGCAGCGCCGTGAACAACGACGGCGCGAGCAACGGCCTCACCGCGCCGAACCCGATCGCCCAGCAGTCGATGCTGCGGGACGCGTGCCGCGCGGCCGGCATTGCGCCGGCAGACATCCAGTACGTCGAGGCGCACGGCACCGGCACGCCGCTCGGCGATCCGATCGAGGCGGGCGCGCTCGGGGCGGTGATCGGCGTCGAGCACCCGCCCGATCAGCCGCTCCGCATTGGGTCCGTCAAGACGAACGTCGGGCACCTCGAAGCGGCCGCGGGGATGGCGGGGCTCATGAAGGTGGCGCTCGCGATGCAGCACGACGCGCTGCCCCCGAGCCTGCATTACCAGTCGCCGAACCCGAACATCGACTTCCCTCGGCTGAACTTGCGTGTCGTCACGAAGGTCGAGCCCTGGCCTGCGCCCGAGGGCACGCTGCGCCGCGCGGGCGTGAGCTCGTTCGGGTATGGCGGCACGAACGCGCACGTGATCCTGGAGAGCATGGCCCGCTCGACGGCGAGCGTCGCGCTGATCGAGGCGGGCGCGCCGGAGGCGATGGGCGCCTCGATCGGGCTCGCGCTCGAATCGATCCGAGGCGAGGAGGTGATCGCCGGGCGGGTCTTGCGAGGCCCTCCGGCCGGCCTCGGCCAGAGGCTCGCGGTCGTGGCGAGCACGAAGAGCGGCCTCGAAGCGCGGCTCGTCGAGGCGCGCGGCGGCGCCGAAGGACGCGGGATCTTCCGCGGCGCGGCCCGCGGATCACGCCGCGTCGTGTGGGTGTTCTCGGGGCAGGGATCGCAGTGGGCGGGGATGGGCCGATCGCTCGTGCTCTCGGAGCCGAGCTTCCGCGCGGCGCTCACGCGGTGTGATCGCGTCCTCGGCCCGCTGCTCGGCTGGTCGGTGCTCGACGAGATCATGGCCGGCTCGACGCGCGTCGCTGCCGATCGCCTCGACATCATGTGGCCCGTGCTCTTCGCGTTCCAGGTCGCGCTCGCGGAGCTCTTGCACGACCTCGGCCTCGAACCGGGCGCGGTGATCGGCCACAGCATCGGCGAGGTCGCGGCGGCCCACGTTGCGGGCGTGCTCTCGCTCGAGGACGCGGCGCGGGTCATCGCGCATCAGGCGACGCTGGTGCAGCGCTCGGCCGGTCAGGGGATGATGCTCCTCGCGGGCGTCGGCTGGGACGAGGCGCAGTCGATCGCCGCGTCTTCGGGAGGCCGCATTCACAGGGCCATCGCCGCGAGCCCGACCTCCACGGTTTTTTCCGGGGATGGCGGCGCGCTCGCCGGCATCGCGGCGTCGTTCGCTTCACGCGGCGTCTTCGCCCGCCCGGTCAGCACCGGCGCCGCCGTGCATGGGCCGCAGATGGCCTACCTGATGGACGAGCTGCCGCCTTTGCTCACCGGCCTGCACCCGATGAGCGCGCGGGTCCCTGTCGTCTCAAGCCTCACGGGCGAGCGCATCCGCGGCGAGGACCTCGACGTCGCGTACTGGTCGCGGCAGCTCGGCGAGCCGGTTCTGTTCGCGAACGGCATTCAGCGCCTCCTCGACGACGGGCTCGCGGTCTTCCTCGAAATTGCGCCGCACCCCATCGTCAAGCACTCAATCGACGAGTGCATTCGCCACGTGGACAAGCAAGCCACGGCTGCTGCGGTGGCGGCGCTCTGGCGCAACGAGGACGAGGGCCGCTCGATCCGCGAGGCTGTCGGTCAGCTCTTCGTGCACGGCGCGAGCGTGCTGGATCGTCGCGCGGAGACCGAGGCGACCGAGACGGGCCACGTGCATCTCGTGCCGGTCTCGGGCCAGACCGAGACGGCGATGCGCGACGCTGCGCGGCGCCTCTTCCAGCACATCGACAAGGCGAACGGGATCGTGCTGCGGGACGTCTGCTACACGATGAGCGTTCGCCGCGCGCACCACCGCACGCGCGGCGTCGTCGCGGCGCGTACGCGGGCGGAGGTCCTCGACGGGCTGCGCGCGGTCGCCGAGGGGCGTGATCATCCCCTCGCGCGCGCGGGCTCGGTGCCGATCGGCGGCCGGCGCGGCCTGGTCTTCGTGTTTCCTGGGCAGGGCTCGCAGTGGGTCGGCATGGGCCGCTCGCTCTTCGTGCAGAAGCCCGTCTTCCGCGAGGCGATCGAGGATTGCGACGCGGTGATCCGGCGCGAGGCGGGTTTCTCCGTCATTGAGGAGCTCCTCGCGGACGAGACGCGCTCGCAGCTCGGGCGCATTGATGTCGTGCAGCCCATGCTCTTCGCGATCGAGGTCGCGCTCGCCGCGCTCTGGCGCGCGTGGGGCGTCGAGCCCGACGCCGTGATTGGCCACAGCATGGGCGAGATCGCGGCGGCGCACGTCGCGGGCGTGCTTTCCCTCGAGGACGCGGCGAAGGTCATTTGCCGGCGGAGCAAGCTCCTTCGCCGTGTCGCGGGGCTCGGCGCGATGGCGCTCGTCGAGCTCGCGATGGACGAGGCCGAGCGCGCGCTCGTGGGGTACGAGGACCGGCTCAGCGTCGCGGTGAGCAATGGCCCGCGCTCCACCGTGATTTCGGGCGAGCCGGCGGCGCTCGAAGAGATCGTCGCGAAGCTCGAGGGGAGCGGCGTGTTTTGCCGCCGGGTGAAGGTCGACGTCGCCTCGCACAGCCCGCAGATGGACGTGCTGAAGCAGGACCTCTCGGCCGCGCTCGCCGAGCTCCGGCCGCGAATGGCGAGCGTCGCCATGCGCTCGACCGTCACGGGCGAGCTCGTCTCGGGCGTGGAGCTCGATGGGTCATACTGGGTGAAAAACCTCCGCGCGCCCGTCCTCTTCGGCAGGGCCGTCGCGAAATCCGCCGAGGAGGGACAAACTCTCTTCGTGGAGCTCAGCCCGCACCCGATCCTCTTGCATTCGATCGAGGAGACGCTGCGTATGCTCTCGAAAGAGGGGGCGGCCATTGCGTCGCTCCGGCGCAACGAGGACGAGCGCCATTGCCTCGTCGACGCGCTCGGCGCGCTCCACGTGAAGGGCCACGAGCTCGCGTGGGGCAGGCTCTTTCCGCGCGGCGGCCGGTGCATCTCGCTGCCCGCTTATCCTTGGCAGCGTGACCGGTACTGGCTCGCGGACGAGGTGAAATCGCGGATGCCGTCGTCGCGGCCGTGGCTCGTACATGCCGCTTCGCCCGATCCCGCGGCGCACCCGCTGCTTGGCGCGCCGGTGCACCTCTCGGTCGAGCCCACGCTGCATTTTTGGGAGCAATCGCTGAGCATCGCGGCGCTGCCCTACCTCGCGCATCACCGCGTGCAGAACGAGCCGATTTTCCCAGGCGCGGGCTACGTGGAGATGGCCCTCTCCGCCGTTGTCGAGGTGCACGGCAAGGTCTCCGTCGCGCTCGAAGAGGTCGCCTTCGAGCGCATGCTCCCGGTCGGCAAAGACCCGGATCGCCGCGTCCAGCTCGTCCTCGTGGACGAGGAGCCGGGACGCGCGTCGTTTCAGGTTTCGAGCCGCGAGGCGGGGGCAAAAACGTGGACGCGGCACGCGTCGGGCAAGGTGCGCACGGGCGTGGGCGCGCCGGGCGCGCGCATCTCGCGCGAGCGTCCTCGCGTGCTCCAGGCGCGTTGTCCGACGGTGGTCGACGCGGAGGCGTTCTATCGCCGCATGGAGGAAGGCGGGCTCTTTTATGGCCGGAGCTTCCGCGGCCTCGAGCAGATGTGGCTCGGCTCCGAGGAGGGGCTCGCCCGCGTGTTCTTGCCGGCCGACGTGGCGGTGAACGCGGATCAATATCAGGTTCACCCGGCGCTGCTCGACGCGTGTTTCCAGACCCTCGTGGGCGTCCACGTCGCCGCGGAGACGGAGCCGCTCGGCACGTACGTGCTGTCGGGCATCGATCGAATCCGCCTGCACCGCTCGCTCGGGCAGGAGGCGTGGGTCCACGCGCAACTCCACGCGAGCGACGACAAGGCGAACCCCGTGGGCGACGTCTACGTGATCGACGCGGATGGTCGGGTGCAGGCCGAGGTGCAGGGGCTGCGCATCAAGCGCCTGGAGAGCGGGAAATCGGCGTCCGCGAATGCGCTCGACGACGCCATTTACACGATCGAGTGGCGCAAGAAGGACCTCGACGGCGAATCCGTGCGGATCAAGCACACGGGCAACCCGGGCGCGTGGCTCTGCTTCGTGGACGAGGGCGGGACGGCCGCGTCGATGGCGTTTCTCCTGCTCGCGCGCGGCGAGACATGCGTGCGCGTGCGCTCCGGGTCGAGGTTTTCCCGCCTCGAAGCCGGGCTCTTCGAGATCGACCCGGCGAACCCGGAGCATTACCAGCGCGTCCTGCGTGAGGCGTTTGGCCGCGAGGTCCATTGCCGTGGGATCCTGCATCTCTTCGCGCTCGACGCGACCCCGTGGGAGCGGACCACGACCGACACGATCGAGCGCGACGTCGCGCACGGCTGTCTGAGCGCGCTTTACCTCGTCCAGGCCGTGCTTCGGCAGGGGTGGCGCGACATGCCGCGCCTCTGGCTGGTCACGCGCGGCGCCCAGGCCGTGCTTTCGAACGGCACGCCGCTCTCCGTCGCGCAATCGACGTTATGGGGGCTCGGCCGTACGATCGCGCTGGAGCACCCCGAGCTCGAATGCACACGCATCGACGTCGATCCGTGCCGCAGCGCGGATGAGGCCTCGCTCCTGATCCGCGAGATCTCGGTGCGGGATCGCGAGGATCAGATCGCGTATCGCAAGGAGGGCCGGTTCGTCGCGCGGCTCGTGCACAGCTCGTTCGACGCGGCCGAGGCGGCTGGCGGCAATGCGCCGCCCGAGCCCGCGAATGGCCGGGCCTTCCAGCTCGAGAGCCAGGAGCTCGGCGTCCTCGACCGGCTCGTCCTGCGCGAAATTGCGCGTCGTCCTCCGGGCCCTGGCGAGGTGGAAATCGAGGTCGAGGCGGCGGGCCTCAATTTCATCGACGTCATGAAGGCCATGGGCGTCTACCCCGGCATGTCGCCTGGGCCTTTGCAGCTCGGCCTCGAATGCGCCGGCCGCGTGGTCGCCGTCGGCAGCGGCGTCGAGCAGTTCAAGGTCGGGCAGGAGGTCGTCGCCTTTGCTGCGGGCTCGTTCAGCTCGCACGTCACGACGCTCGCGGAGTTCGTCGCGCCAAAACCCTCGAAGCTCAGCTTCGCCGAGGCCGCCTCCGTGCCCGTCGTCTTCATGACCGTGTATTACGCGCTGAACAAGCTCGCGCGCCTCGGCCATGACGAGCGGGTCTTGATCCACACCGCGACGGGCGGCACCGGGCTCGCGGCCATTCAGCTCGCGCGTTTCCTCGGCGCGCAGATTTTCGCGACGGCGGGCAGCGAGGACAAACGCGCGTACCTGCGCTCGCTCGGCGTCGAGCACGCCATGGATTCCCGATCGCTCGATTTCGCGGGGCAGGTCCTGGAGCAGACCAGCGGCCAGGGCGTCGACGTCGTCCTCAATACCCTCACCGGGGATGGACGCACGCGCAGCCTGGAGATCCTCGCGCCTTATGGCCGATTCGTCGAGCTCAGCAAGCGCGACATCTACGACAACGGCCAGCTCGCGATGACGCCGTTCCGCAAGAGCCTCTCCTATGCGGCCGTGGACCTCGCCGGCATGTCGGTCGAGCGACCGGCCTTGCTCGGCGCGCTACTCCAGGAGGTGATGCAGCTCTTCGACATGGGCGTCTTCCAGCCGCTCCCGGTGAAGGAGTTCCGCGTGGACGAGGCCCGCGACGCCTACCGCCTCATGGCCCAGGCCAAGCACGTCGGGAAGATCGTCGTTTTGATGAACGATCCCGCCGTCCCCATCCTGCCCGTGGAGGACCCGAAGCCGACCATTCTCGCGAATGCGACATATTTGATCACGGGCGGCCTCGGGGGCCTGGGTTTGTCCCTCGCCCGGTGGATGGTCGAGCGCGGCGCGCGGCATGTCGCGCTCGTCTCGCGCGGCGACCCCTCCGAGGCGGCGCGCGAGGCCATTGCGGCCATGGGAAAGGCCGGGGCCGAGGTGAACGTCGTCGCGGCGGACGTGACGCGCGAGGACCAGGTCGATGCCATGCTCGCGGACATCAAGAAGCACATGCCGCCGCTCCGCGGCATCGTCCACGCCGCGGGTCTCCTCGACGATCGGACGCTCCTCGAAATGGACGAGGAGCGCTTCACGCGGGTGATGGCGCCGAAGGTCCGCGGGGCGTTCCATTTGCACGCGCGCACGCTCGATCAGAAGCTCGATTTCTTCGTCCTGTATTCCTCCTCGGCCTCGCTCCTCGGCGCGCCAGGGCAGGGCAACTATGCGGCGGCCAACGCGTTCCTCGACGCGCTCTCCCACGCGCGGAGGCGCACGGGCCGCCCGGCCACGAGCATCCATTGGGGCCCATTCGCCGAGGTCGGCCTCGCGGCGGTCCAGGACAACCGCGGCAAACGCCTCTCGCACCGCGGGATCGAGAGCCTCTCGCCCGCGCAGGGGCTGCTCGCGTTCAGCAAGCTCCTCGAACATCCGCGCGCCGAGATTGGCGTCTTGCGCCTCTCCGTGCGCCAATGGGTCGAGTATTACCCGCAGGTCGGCGACATCCCCTTCTGGTCGGAGCTCCAGCGGGATCAAAAGGCGACGGATCGGCCGCCTTCGAGCCGGGTCTCGTTCCGCAGCCTGCTCGAACGCAGGCCGGCGCAGGAGCGCCTCCCCATGCTGGAGAAGCACATCCTGGAGCACGTGGGCCAGGTGCTCCGGCTCGACATCACGCGGATCGACCGGCTGGCCTCGTTCACGAGCCTCGGCATGGATTCTCTCTTGAGCTTGGAGCTTCGAAACCGACTCGAATCGAGCCTTGGCGTGCGCCTCTCGGCGACGCTCCTCTTCACTTATCCGAACCCCGCGTCGCTTGCCGATCACCTGCTCGATCGAATGAGCCTCGCGCCTGGCCGGCGCCCGGACACGTCGCCCCCGTCCATGGCGGTGCCGCGGGCGGAGCGCTCGTCGGCCCTGCCCGCGAGGCCGAGTGAACCGATAAGGGTGCAGTCGCCCAGGCACATTACGCAGTCGGAGGCCGAGATCCTGCTCGAGCTCGAGGAGGAGCTGGCCCGCTCGGAGGACTACCTGTCGTGA